The Mycobacterium haemophilum DSM 44634 sequence GCTGCTGGAAGCCAGAGTAGGAACGGTGGTCTATGGCGTCGCCGACCCTAACGCGATCGCCGGTGGCGGCGCGGCCCGGTTGACGGCAGCCGGCGTGCATGTGCGGTCCGGGGTGTTGGCTGATTTGGTGACCGCCGGACCGCTGCGGGAGTGGCTGCACAAGCAGCGGACCGGGCTGCCGCACGTGACGTGGAAGTACGCCAGCAGCATCGACGGTCGCAGCGCTGCCGCCGACGGCTCCAGCCAGTGGATCTCCAGCGAAGCCGCGCGCGCCGATGTGCATCGTCGCCGCGCCACCGCCGATGCGATCGTGGTCGGCACCGGCACCGTCCTGGCTGATAATCCGACCCTCACGGCCCGCCTGGCCAACGGTGCGCTGGCCGACCGGCAACCGCTGCGAGTGGTGGTGGGCATGCGGGACATACCGCCAGAAGCCAACGTTCTCAACGACGATTCGCGCACCATGGTGATTCGTACCCACGATCCCATGGAGGTCCTCAAGGCGCTCTCAGATCGGACCGATGTACTGCTGGAAGGGGGCCCCACCCTCGCCGGTGCTTTCCTGCGGGCCGGAGTCATCAACCGGATCCTGGCCTACGTCGCGCCGATCCTGCTGGGTGGCCCCGTCACTGCCGTTGACGACGTAGGCGTGCCCAACATCGCGCGGGCGCTGCGCTGGCAGTTCGACGGCATCGATCGAGCTGGCCCTGATCTGGTGCTCAGCCTGGTGGCGCGGTAGCCGCCTGTAGCTCGACGACTTCTGGCTCGTTCGCGTGTTCCTTGCGGCCGCTGATCAGCAGACCCAGCAGCGCTCCAATGACACATACGATGGCCGTGATCGTGAAGATGTCGCCGTACATCATCGTGTATGCGCGCTGAGCCTGGCCGGCTATCGCGGCGGCGCGTTCAATTAAGGTGGCATCGCGCGGGACCGCCGTCGACAACCCGGCAAGGATCTGGTTAAACCGGTACAACCCCCAGGCAGTCAGCGCGGCTACCCCGATCAACATGCCGGTCATCCTGGCTACCACCACTGCCGCCGAGGCGATACCGTGCTGCGCCGCCGGGACAACACGCAGGGTAGCCGACGACAATGGGCCGATCACCAGGCCGAGTCCCAGGCCGGCCACCAGCAGGTCGGAGTGCATGGCGGGCACGCTGAATACACCGAAGATGCTGTGCCGATAGTTCAGCAAGTCGACCGGCCAGTGGGAGATCAGCCAATAGCCACCCGCGGCGATGAGCAGCCCGACGAAGGCCATTATGCGGTCCCCGGCCATGGTGGCGATCCACCCGCCCAGCAGCGCCCCGATCGGCAGCGCAATCAGAAACCACACCAGTAGACCGGCCGCTTGGGTCTGGTCCATTCCCAGCACACCCTGGCCGAACAGTTCCACGTTGACCAGCGTCACCATCAGCGCCGCGCCCGCGGCAACCGATGCGCCCAGTGCGCACAGGAATGGCCGGAAGTGCACACCGGCCGGTTCGATTAGCCGGGTGCGGGCGAAGCGCTCCCAGACCGCGAATGTCACCGCGGCGACGATCGCCCCGACCAGC is a genomic window containing:
- a CDS encoding MFS transporter, yielding MSTQAGRRVAISAGSLAVLLGALDTYVVVTIMRDIMRDVGIPVNQMQRITWIVTLYLLGYIAAMPLLGRASDRFGRKLLLQVSLAGFAVGSVVTALAGQFGDFHLLIAGRTIQGVASGALLPITLALGADLWAQRSRAGVLGGIGAAQELGSVLGPLYGIFIVWLFSDWRYVFWINVPLTAIAMLMIQFSLPSHDRGDEPEKVDVVGGVLLAITLGLVVIGLYNPQPDGKQVLPSYGLPMLVGAIVAAVTFAVWERFARTRLIEPAGVHFRPFLCALGASVAAGAALMVTLVNVELFGQGVLGMDQTQAAGLLVWFLIALPIGALLGGWIATMAGDRIMAFVGLLIAAGGYWLISHWPVDLLNYRHSIFGVFSVPAMHSDLLVAGLGLGLVIGPLSSATLRVVPAAQHGIASAAVVVARMTGMLIGVAALTAWGLYRFNQILAGLSTAVPRDATLIERAAAIAGQAQRAYTMMYGDIFTITAIVCVIGALLGLLISGRKEHANEPEVVELQAATAPPG
- the ribD gene encoding bifunctional diaminohydroxyphosphoribosylaminopyrimidine deaminase/5-amino-6-(5-phosphoribosylamino)uracil reductase RibD → MRLAVEQSYLVKGTTYPNPPVGAVIVDPDGRVVGVGATEPAGGDHAEVVALRKAGGTAAGAIAVVTLEPCNHYGKTPPCVNALLEARVGTVVYGVADPNAIAGGGAARLTAAGVHVRSGVLADLVTAGPLREWLHKQRTGLPHVTWKYASSIDGRSAAADGSSQWISSEAARADVHRRRATADAIVVGTGTVLADNPTLTARLANGALADRQPLRVVVGMRDIPPEANVLNDDSRTMVIRTHDPMEVLKALSDRTDVLLEGGPTLAGAFLRAGVINRILAYVAPILLGGPVTAVDDVGVPNIARALRWQFDGIDRAGPDLVLSLVAR